Proteins co-encoded in one Brassica rapa cultivar Chiifu-401-42 chromosome A02, CAAS_Brap_v3.01, whole genome shotgun sequence genomic window:
- the LOC103851390 gene encoding beta-glucosidase BoGH3B, giving the protein MGTLSKALCLLLLYCVSASAAATGGYLKYKDPKQPLGARIRDLMNRMTLQEKIGQMVQIERTVATPEVMKKYFIGSVLSGGGSVPSPKATPETWVNMVNEIQKASLSTRLGIPMIYGIDAVHGHNNVYGATIFPHNVGLGVTRDPNLLKRIGAATALEVRATGIPYAFAPCIAVCRDPRWGRCYESYSEDYRIVQQMTEIIPGLQGDLPTKRRGVPFVGGKSKVAACAKHFVGDGGTVRGIDENNTVTDKNGLFGIHMPGYYNAVNKGVATVMVSYSALNGLRMHANKELVTGFLKNKLKFRGFVISDWQGIDRITNPPHLNYSASLYAGISAGIDMIMVPYNYTEFIDEINSQIKKKLIPMSRIDDAVKRILRVKFTMGLFEEPLADLSFANQLGSKEHRELAREAVRKSLVLLKNGKNKGDKPLLPLPKKTGKILVAGGHADNLGYQCGGWTITWQGLNGNDLTVGTTILTAVKNTVAPTTQVVYNANPDANFVKSGKFDYAIVVVGEPPYAEMFGDSTNLTISEPGPSTIGNVCGSVKCVVVVVSGRPVVMQPYVSKIDALVAAWLPGTEGQGVADALFGDYGFTGKLARTWFKSVKQLPMNVGDKYYDPLYPFGYGLTTKPNKL; this is encoded by the exons ATGGGGACTTTGAGTAAGGCTCTATGTCTTCTCCTGCTCTACTGTGTCTCGGCCTCTGCTGCTGCTACTGGTGGTTATCTCAAGTACAAGGACCCAAAGCAGCCGTTAGGTGCAAGAATCAGAGACCTCATGAACCGCATGACTCTCCAAGAAAAGATTGGTCAGATGGTTCAGATCGAACGCACCGTCGCCACACCCGAAGTCATGAAGAAGTACTTCATCG GGAGTGTGTTGAGCGGTGGAGGAAGTGTGCCTTCTCCAAAGGCCACGCCTGAAACTTGGGTCAACATGGTCAACGAGATTCAAAAGGCTTCTCTTTCCACACGTCTTGGGATCCCTATGATCTATGGGATTGACGCTGTTCACGGTCACAACAACGTCTATGGCGCTACCATCTTCCCTCACAATGTAGGCCTTGGAGTCACCAG GGATCCTAACCTTCTTAAGAGGATTGGAGCAGCAACTGCTCTTGAAGTTAGAGCTACTGGAATCCCATATGCCTTTGCACCTTGCATTGCA GTTTGTAGGGATCCGAGATGGGGAAGATGCTATGAGAGCTATAGTGAGGATTACAGAATCGTTCAGCAGATGACCGAGATTATACCCGGTTTGCAAGGTGACCTTCCTACCAAGCGTAGAGGTGTTCCCTTTGTCGGTGGCAA ATCAAAGGTCGCTGCATGTGCTAAGCATTTTGTGGGAGATGGAGGTACAGTGAGAGGAATAGATGAGAACAACACAGTGACCGACAAGAATGGACTATTCGGAATCCACATGCCTGGATATTACAACGCTGTAAACAAGGGCGTTGCAACGGTTATGGTGTCTTACTCCGCCTTGAACGGTTTGAGAATGCATGCTAACAAGGAACTCGTCACTGGTTTCCTCAAGAACAAGTTGAAGTTCAGA GGTTTTGTGATCTCGGACTGGCAGGGGATTGATAGGATCACGAATCCACCACATCTTAACTATTCAGCCTCTCTTTACGCGGGAATCAGCGCTGGAATTGACATG ATTATGGTGCCATACAACTACACAGAGTTCATAGATGAAATCAACAGTCAGATTAAGAAAAAGCTGATTCCAATGAGCAGGATTGATGATGCAGTGAAGAGAATCTTAAGGGTTAAATTCACAATGGGACTCTTTGAGGAGCCACTGGCTGATCTCAGCTTTGCCAACCAGCTTGGTAGCAAG GAACATAGGGAGCTAGCTCGTGAAGCTGTGAGGAAGTCTCTAGTGCTGCTCAAGAACGGTAAGAACAAGGGAGATAAACCGTTGCTTCCTCTGCCTAAGAAGACGGGAAAGATCCTTGTGGCGGGAGGACACGCTGATAACTTGGGATACCAATGTGGTGGCTGGACCATCACCTGGCAAGGCCTTAACGGCAACGACCTCACCGTCG GTACAACGATCCTCACCGCTGTGAAGAACACAGTGGCTCCAACCACACAAGTCGTCTACAACGCAAACCCCGACGCAAACTTCGTTAAGTCCGGTAAATTTGACTACGCCATTGTGGTCGTGGGAGAGCCGCCGTATGCTGAGATGTTTGGGGACAGTACGAACTTAACCATAAGTGAGCCTGGTCCTAGCACGATAGGGAACGTGTGTGGATCAGTTAAGTGTGTGGTGGTTGTGGTCTCTGGCCGTCCTGTGGTGATGCAGCCTTACGTCTCGAAGATAGATGCTCTTGTGGCAGCTTGGCTTCCGGGAACTGAAGGTCAAGGAGTGGCTGATGCGCTGTTTGGTGATTATGGGTTCACTGGGAAGTTGGCCAGGACTTGGTTTAAGTCGGTTAAGCAGCTGCCGATGAACGTTGGCGATAAGTATTACGACCCGTTGTACCCGTTTGGTTACGGGTTGACCACAAAACCAAACAAGTTGTAG
- the LOC103851392 gene encoding indole-3-acetaldehyde oxidase — protein MGEKKVTEEKEETMKSKTSLVFAVNGERFEIDLSSIDPSTTLIDFLRNKTPFKSVKLGCGEGGCGACVVLLSKYDPLLEKVDDFTVSSCLTLLCSIDGCSITTSEGLGNSRAGFHAVHERIAGFHATQCGFCTPGMSVSMFSALLNADKTHPPRAGVSNLTAAEAEKAVSGNLCRCTGYRPLVDACKSFSADVDIEDLGFNTFCKKGLPCYDHTLSSQVCTFPEFLKKELKSLVDPRKYRWSSPLSISELQSLLGLENGVSVKLVAGNTSTGYYKEEKDKKYDRFVDIRRIPELTVVRRDEKGVELGAAITISKAIEVLRENESVLILAKIAAHMEKIASRFVRNTETIGGNIIMAQRKHFPSDLTTILVAAGATVKIMSTGSGVQEQYTLEEFLQRPPLEAKSVLLSLTIPSWRPVKNGSTHRAGPEHSQMKYSPLNTHLLFETYRAAPRPLGNALAFLNAAFSAEVSLNEAGDGVVVNDCLFAFGAYGTKHAHRAKKVEDFLAGKVISDEVLMEAISLLKDEIVPDKGTSNPGYRSSLAVTFLFEFLVSLTTKGLLNGEYKEPLKPEALLSSAQQIVENQEYSPVGKGIEKTGAKLQASGEAVYVDDIPSPENCLYGAFIYSTMPLARIKSIGFKENRVPEGVLGIITYKDIPKGGQNVGTKGFFASDLLFAEEVTHCAGQIIAFLVAESQKLADIATKLVVIDYDTEGLEEPILSVEEAVKKSSLFEIPPYLRGKPVGNINKGMSEAEHKILGSKISFGSQYFFYMETQTALAVPDEDNCMLVYSSTQAPEYVHRTIAGCLGVPEHNVRVITRRVGGGFGGKVMKAMPVAAACALAASIMQRPVRTYVNRKTDMITTGGRHPMKITYSVGFKSNGKITALDLELLLDAGLSEDVSPLMPSGIQGAMMKYDWGALSFDVKVCKTNTVSRTSVRAPGDVQGSYIAEAIIEKVASYLSIDVDVIRKVNLHTYESLRLFHDKKAGEPTEYTLPLLWDKLAEFSGFNQRVKVVEEFNALNRWRKRGISRVPAVYGVPMRFTPGRVSVLSDGSIVVEVPGIEIGQGLWTKVKQMVAYSLGLIQCGTTSDELLDKIRVIQADTLSLVQGSVTGGSTTSEASSEAARICCDGLVERLLPVHAALVEKTGGPVTWESLISQAYQQSINMSVSNVYTPDISTGYYLNYGVAASEVEVNILTGETTILRTDIIYDCGRSLNPAVDLGQIEGAFVQGLGFFMLEEYLMNSDGLIVTDSTWTYKIPTVDTIPRQFNVEILNSGHHKNRVLSSKASGEPPLLLAASVHCAVRAAVKEAKKQIQTWSNDNREGIDLSFDLPVPATMPVVKEFCGLDVVEKYLEWNIHQKKNF, from the exons ATGGGTGAGAAGAAAGTgacagaggagaaagaagaaacgATGAAGAGCAAGACCTCTCTTGTTTTCGCCGTTAATGGAGAAAGATTTGAGATCGACCTCTCTTCCATTGATCCTTCAACCACACTCATCGATTTCTTGCGTAATAAGACTCCTTTCAAGAGCGTCAAGCTCGGTTGTGGCGAAG GTGGTTGTGGTGCTTGCGTTGTTCTTCTTTCAAAGTACGATCCCCTCCTCGAAAAGGTCGATGACTTCACAGTCAGCTCGTGCCTCACGCTCCTCTGCAGCATCGACGGCTGTTCCATCACAACCTCAGAAGGCCTCGGCAACAGCAGAGCCGGGTTCCACGCAGTCCACGAGCGCATCGCCGGTTTTCACGCCACGCAATGCGGTTTCTGCACGCCCGGTATGAGCGTCTCCATGTTCTCTGCTCTCTTAAACGCCGACAAGACACATCCTCCTCGCGCTGGCGTCTCAAACCTAACAGCTGCAGAAGCAGAGAAGGCTGTCTCCGGGAACCTATGCAGGTGCACTGGATACAGACCGCTAGTGGACGCTTGTAAGAGCTTCTCGGCTGATGTGGATATCGAAGATCTCGGGTTCAATACTTTTTGCAAGAAGGGGTTGCCTTGTTATGACCATACACTTTCCTCTCAGGTCTGTACGTTTCCTGAGTTCTTGAAGAAGGAACTCAAGAGTCTTGTTGATCCAAGAAAGTACAGATGGTCAAGTCCTCTTAGTATCTCTGAGCTTCAGAGTCTATTAGGGCTTGAAAATGGAGTGTCGGTTAAGTTAGTTGCTGGTAACACTAGCACCGGTTATTACAAAGAAGAGAAAGACAAGAAGTACGACAGGTTTGTCGATATAAGACGGATCCCTGAGCTCACAGTTGTAAGAAGAGACGAGAAAGGAGTTGAGCTAGGAGCTGCTATCACTATCTCAAAAGCTATTGAGGTTCTAAGAGAGAACGAAAGTGTTCTCATCTTGGCGAAAATCGCGGCTCACATGGAGAAGATTGCAAGCAGATTCGTGAGGAACACGGAGACTATAGGCGGAAACATCATCATGGCGCAGAGGAAACACTTCCCTTCGGATCTCACAACCATACTGGTCGCCGCTGGAGCCACCGTGAAGATCATGAGTACCGGCTCAGGTGTTCAAGAACAGTACACACTTGAAGAGTTTCTTCAACGTCCTCCTCTTGAAGCCAAATCTGTTCTCTTAAGCCTTACGATACCTTCTTGGCGCCCCGTGAAGAACGGTTCCACTCACAGAGCGGGTCCTGAGCATAGCCAGATGAAATATTCGCCTTTGAATACTCATTTGCTATTTGAAACATACAGAGCAGCGCCGCGTCCCCTAGGAAACGCATTGGCGTTTCTGAATGCAGCTTTCTCAGCTGAAGTGTCTTTGAATGAAGCTGGTGATGGTGTAGTTGTGAATGATTGCTTGTTCGCTTTTGGTGCTTATGGGACCAAACACGCACATAGGGCGAAGAAAGTCGAAGACTTCCTTGCGGGTAAAGTTATCTCTGATGAAGTTTTGATGGAAGCTATTAGCTTACTTAAAGATGAGATAGTACCTGATAAGGGTACTTCAAACCCTGGTTATAGATCTAGCTTGGCTGTTACTTTCCTCTTTGAGTTCCTCGTATCTTTAACTACAAAAGGTTTGCTCAACGGAGAATACAAAGAGCCTTTGAAACCTGAAGCTCTGTTGTCATCAGCACAACAGATAGTTGAAAATCAAGAATATAGTCCGGTCGGTAAAGGCATTGAAAAGACAGGAGCTAAGCTCCAAGCATCTG GTGAGGCAGTGTATGTAGACGACATTCCTTCACCGGAGAACTGTCTGTACGGTGCATTTATATACAGTACAATGCCTCTGGCAAGGATCAAGAGTATAGGGTTCAAGGAGAACAGAGTTCCAGAGGGAGTTCTTGGCATTATAACTTATAAAGATATCCCCAAAGGTGGGCAAAATGTTGGTACTAAAGGTTTCTTTGCCTCTGATCTTTTGTTTGCTGAAGAAGTCACCCATTGTGCCGGTCAGATCATCGCCTTTTTG GTTGCAGAGAGTCAAAAGCTTGCAGATATTGCAACAAAGCTTGTTGTGATTGATTACGACACCGAAGGGTTAGAAGAGCCTATACTATCTGTAGAAGAAGCTGTCAAGAAGTCTAGTCTTTTCGAGATCCCTCCATATCTGCGTGGTAAACCGGTTGGTAACATCAACAAGGGAATGTCTGAAGCTGAACATAAGATTCTTGGATCAAAG ATAAGTTTCGGGTCACAGTACTTCTTTTACATGGAGACACAAACGGCTCTTGCGGTGCCTGATGAAGACAACTGTATGTTGGTTTATAGCTCAACTCAAGCTCCTGAGTATGTACATAGAACCATAGCTGGATGTCTTGGAGTTCCTGAGCATAATGTCCGTGTGATCACTCGACGTGTTGGAGGTGGCTTTGGTGGGAAAGTCATGAAAGCAATGCCG GTTGCTGCAGCTTGTGCACTTGCAGCATCCATAATGCAACGTCCAGTGAGGACATACGTGAACCGGAAAACAGATATGATAACTACTGGAGGAAGACATCCAATGAAGATTACATACAGTGTTGGATTCAAATCCAATGGGAAGATTACTGCTTTGGACTTAGAGCTGCTACTTGATGCAGGGCTAAGCGAAGATGTAAGCCCACTTATGCCATCAGGGATACAAGGAGCAATGATGAAGTATGATTGGGGTGCTCTCTCTTTTGATGTGAAAGTATGCAAAACAAACACTGTGAGCAGAACTTCAGTTAGAGCTCCTGGAGATGTACAAGGATCTTATATAGCTGAAGCCATCATTGAGAAAGTAGCTTCATATCTTTCCATTGATGTTGATGTGATCAGGAAGGTTAATCTCCATACATATGAGAGCTTAAGGTTGTTTCATGATAAGAAAGCTGGTGAACCCACAGAGTATACTCTACCACTTCTTTGGGACAAACTAGCTGAGTTCTCAGGGTTTAACCAGAGGGTAAAGGTGGTTGAGGAGTTCAATGCGTTGAACAGATGGAGAAAGAGAGGGATCTCGCGTGTGCCTGCGGTTTATGGAGTGCCTATGAGGTTCACACCAGGAAGAGTAAGCGTGTTGAGTGATGGGTCAATAGTTGTTGAGGTTCCAGGGATTGAGATAGGACAAGGGCTATGGACAAAGGTGAAACAGATGGTTGCATATTCACTTGGACTGATCCAGTGCGGTACTACAAGCGATGAGCTTTTGGACAAGATCCGTGTCATCCAAGCAGACACGTTGAGTTTAGTACAAGGCTCGGTAACTGGTGGTAGCACAACCTCTGAGGCTAGCAGTGAAGCGGCGAGGATTTGCTGTGATGGCTTAGTGGAAAGACTTTTACCTGTACATGCTGCTTTGGTGGAGAAAACAGGTGGACCTGTGACTTGGGAGAGCCTCATCAGCCAG GCTTATCAACAATCTATAAACATGTCGGTTAGTAACGTATACACGCCGGATATCTCCACTGGCTACTACCTTAACTATGGAGTTGCAGCGAGCGAG GTTGAAGTAAACATATTGACGGGTGAAACAACGATTCTGCGCACGGATATTATCTATGATTGTGGGAGAAGTCTCAACCCTGCTGTGGACTTAGGACAG ATTGAAGGAGCATTTGTGCAAGGACTTGGGTTCTTCATGCTTGAAGAGTACCTAATGAACTCAGACGGTCTCATAGTGACAGACAGTACATGGACTTACAAGATACCAACGGTCGACACAATCCCAAGACAGTTTAATGTTGAGATTCTCAACAGTGGACACCACAAGAACCGTGTTCTTTCATCCAAAG CTTCGGGTGAACCACCGTTGCTTTTAGCGGCTTCTGTTCACTGTGCGGTCCGAGCAGCTGTTAAAGAAGCCAAGAAGCAGATTCAGACCTGGAGTAATGATAACCGAGAAGGGATTGATCTGAGCTTTGACTTGCCTGTTCCAGCAACAATGCCTGTTGTGAAGGAGTTTTGTGGACTTGATGTTGTTGAGAAATACTTGGAATGGAACATCCACCAGAAGAAGAACTTTTGA
- the LOC103851393 gene encoding inactive protein RESTRICTED TEV MOVEMENT 2 produces MANIGMEKVYQEFDPVTRWTSEPDAEILVVDLPGFKKEQLKLAVSSTRKLRLIGERPTGGNKWIRFHKEVPVPLTLDIDSVSATFKDNKLYVRHPKVKKTQVPQTKPPVIKKPHDQHEKNKGHQGSKASQSGGKTEQRKHDARKKESVGEPREALSSKDHEEKDKVGAKWFEKYKEATGNMVKETKNKRQLLCNLAASVSLVLLILLYARNAVRSSLVWNSEECVTLTMYI; encoded by the exons ATGGCTAACATTGGAATGGAAAAGGTTTACCAAGAATTTGACCCTGTAACTAGATGGACCTCTGAACCAGACGCTGAGATCCTTGTCGTTGACCTTCcag GATTCAAGAAAGAACAACTTAAGTTGGCGGTAAGCTCAACAAGGAAGCTAAGACTAATAGGAGAACGCCCAACTGGTGGAAACAAATGGATTCGTTTCCACAAGGAAGTTCCCGTTCCTTTGACCCTTGATATCGACTCGGTTTCAGCTACCTTCAAGGACAACAAACTCTACGTCAGACATCCCAAAGTCAAGAAGACACAAGTCCCTCAAACTAAGCCACCAGTGATCAAGAAACCACATGATCAACATGAGAAAAACAAAGGCCATCAGGGTTCAAAAGCATCACAGAGCGGTGGTAAAACCGAACAACGAAAACATGATGCGCGCAAAAAGGAATCGGTTGGTGAGCCTAGGGAGGCTTTGAGTTCCAAGGATCATGAGGAGAAAGACAAAGTTGGAGCCAAATGGTTCGAGAAGTACAAAGAGGCAACTGGAAATATGGTAAAGGAAACTAAGAACAAAAGACAGTTACTTTGCAATTTGGCTGCTTCGGTTTCATTGGTTCTGCTAATCCTACTGTATGCTAGAAATGCAGTACGTTCATCTCTTGTGTGGAACTCAGAGGAATGCGTAACCCTTACAATGTATATATAA